One Lentibacillus cibarius DNA window includes the following coding sequences:
- a CDS encoding QueT transporter family protein: MNTKTLAANALVAAAYVAVSLVAAPIAFSNIQFRIPEIFNHLVVFNKKYFFGIVLGVLLTNLFSPTGVYDLVFGVAHSAVSLGIVILVGKFIKHTWTLLVINTMVFTFNMFIIAFELYLALDLPFFLTWLTTALGELGIMAVGMPIMYVLNKKLNFHQLMGKN, translated from the coding sequence ATGAATACGAAAACACTAGCTGCCAATGCGCTGGTGGCCGCTGCTTATGTCGCCGTGTCATTGGTCGCCGCCCCGATTGCCTTCTCGAACATTCAATTTCGCATTCCGGAGATTTTTAACCATCTCGTTGTCTTCAACAAAAAATATTTTTTCGGAATTGTACTGGGTGTCCTCTTAACCAATTTATTTTCACCAACGGGTGTTTACGATTTGGTCTTTGGCGTCGCGCACTCTGCCGTATCGCTTGGGATTGTCATACTCGTGGGCAAGTTTATTAAACATACATGGACGCTGCTCGTGATAAACACGATGGTATTTACGTTCAATATGTTTATTATCGCATTCGAGCTTTATCTTGCTCTCGATTTGCCATTTTTCTTGACATGGCTGACGACCGCTTTAGGTGAATTAGGCATCATGGCCGTCGGAATGCCGATTATGTATGTACTGAATAAGAAATTGAATTTCCATCAGCTTATGGGAAAAAATTAA
- a CDS encoding DUF4352 domain-containing protein has protein sequence MKRFAIMVFMVLVLILAACQAEGTDNEAGSQEPDAAEAEESSDGGVSATKGTIKQAEFDKVFSDPKAYKGYEVTFTGKVFVQPERDNDGTYLQVFADPENAEQNVIVGVEDPDLDVSSEDYIRVSGVIRDEFTGENAFGAELKALVVGADTVEVVDYVTAVSPAMETIQVDQSQDQHGYVMHVDKVEIADNMTRVYVKITNNTDKEISFYSFNSRLLIGNKQLEEEQVYDSGLPEVQSSILPGMETEGVITFPAVDPSTETMTFHAEGSSENYDLNFKPFTFDIGK, from the coding sequence ATGAAACGTTTCGCTATCATGGTGTTCATGGTATTGGTGTTAATTCTGGCGGCTTGTCAAGCAGAGGGTACTGACAATGAAGCTGGCAGTCAGGAACCGGATGCTGCTGAAGCAGAAGAAAGCAGCGATGGTGGGGTATCCGCCACGAAAGGTACGATTAAGCAAGCGGAATTTGATAAAGTATTTTCTGATCCAAAAGCGTACAAAGGCTATGAAGTGACGTTCACGGGAAAGGTATTTGTCCAGCCGGAGCGCGATAACGATGGAACCTATTTACAAGTGTTCGCTGATCCGGAAAACGCGGAGCAAAACGTCATTGTCGGTGTGGAGGACCCAGACTTGGATGTATCCAGCGAAGATTATATTCGTGTATCAGGGGTAATCCGGGATGAGTTTACTGGCGAAAATGCCTTTGGTGCCGAATTAAAGGCCCTGGTTGTGGGTGCAGATACGGTGGAAGTCGTGGATTATGTAACCGCCGTCTCTCCAGCGATGGAGACCATACAGGTCGATCAAAGCCAGGACCAGCACGGGTATGTCATGCATGTGGATAAAGTTGAGATTGCCGACAATATGACCCGCGTCTATGTGAAAATCACGAACAACACAGATAAGGAGATTTCTTTTTACAGTTTTAATTCCAGATTATTAATTGGCAACAAACAACTGGAGGAAGAGCAGGTCTATGATAGTGGTCTACCGGAAGTGCAATCCAGTATCCTGCCAGGTATGGAAACAGAAGGAGTGATCACGTTCCCGGCGGTTGATCCATCGACGGAAACGATGACCTTTCATGCCGAGGGGTCCTCAGAAAATTATGATCTTAATTTCAAACCATTTACCTTTGATATCGGGAAGTAG
- a CDS encoding DUF4183 domain-containing protein, with amino-acid sequence MTKKQNRPCGECAKKNLLDGNRNDCRPCGCCCRCCKQSKENVNNCPVNTFNPTFNPSITVNVTPEQTPTPSIGLETAQYIALASEGKKVYTNQDALKQYGSSDILHPDHVSYINLFINGVLQPPSIYHVEEGVLYLKSDDLPPIDAPINLLFVIVKN; translated from the coding sequence TTGACCAAAAAACAAAATCGCCCCTGTGGAGAGTGTGCGAAGAAAAACTTATTGGACGGAAATAGAAATGACTGCAGGCCGTGTGGGTGCTGCTGTAGGTGTTGCAAGCAAAGCAAAGAAAACGTTAACAATTGTCCCGTCAATACCTTTAATCCCACGTTTAATCCTTCTATTACAGTTAATGTGACCCCGGAACAGACACCAACACCTTCTATCGGTTTGGAAACTGCCCAATACATTGCCTTGGCTAGTGAAGGCAAAAAGGTATATACAAACCAAGATGCATTGAAACAATACGGAAGCAGCGATATTCTTCATCCTGACCATGTTTCCTATATCAATTTGTTTATAAATGGCGTTTTACAACCTCCATCCATCTACCATGTGGAGGAAGGTGTTCTTTATTTAAAATCGGATGATCTTCCCCCAATTGACGCTCCAATTAATCTTTTGTTTGTCATTGTGAAAAATTAA
- a CDS encoding DUF4183 domain-containing protein — MALQLMKISIDGTIDTNVEPDSAKFFYVTTAETAAGDTLIVDAGDFLQDDGSTATELPDLATDNSYYTVYINGVEQMQGLSTYTPGATGTGSLEIQVPAGGPSIKENSPVVLHIVNFTPSSSGTFET; from the coding sequence ATGGCACTTCAGCTAATGAAAATTTCCATTGATGGTACGATTGACACGAATGTTGAACCTGATTCAGCAAAATTCTTCTATGTCACAACAGCAGAAACCGCTGCTGGTGATACACTGATCGTTGATGCTGGAGATTTTCTTCAGGATGACGGTTCGACGGCTACGGAGCTTCCAGACCTAGCCACGGATAATAGTTATTACACGGTGTATATTAACGGTGTTGAGCAAATGCAAGGGTTGTCCACTTATACACCTGGAGCCACGGGAACCGGGTCGTTAGAAATTCAAGTTCCGGCCGGGGGTCCGTCCATTAAGGAAAACAGTCCTGTCGTCCTCCACATTGTTAACTTCACACCATCATCCTCAGGAACATTTGAAACCTAG
- a CDS encoding MmgE/PrpD family protein translates to MSQQKTMVEKLGDWVYAASWDDLSSEAKEALKGRVLDSVGCAIGALEGAPVKSIRRLTDDLGGSPYVTLIGGGKTTPDNATFYNGAAIRYLDFNDAYLAKEETGHPSDNIAPVLAAAEYANASGEQLLLALAVAYQVQCRLSDIAPVRKNGFDHTVQGAYAAAAGAAKAMGLTAGEIANAIAIAGTGYNSLRVTRTGELSNWKGLAYPNTAMGAVHAAMLAKYGITGPREVFEGNKGFMDAIAGDFTMDWSNEDLERVTKTIVKRYNAEIHSQASIEGLLELREQERIAPEAIKSIQLKTFDVAYHIIGGGEEGDKKRIRYKEEADHSLPYMLAAAYLDGQVMPEQYEAARIKRDDIQQLLQKIDVQPSEAYSDRFPQEMACDITLETNDGRTLTMEKSDYKGFHTRPASWDVLMEKYNGLTRNVNKTNAAAIASTIRGLENKNVSDLTTLLEQITVREAE, encoded by the coding sequence GTGTCACAGCAAAAAACGATGGTAGAGAAGCTGGGAGATTGGGTATATGCCGCTAGCTGGGATGATTTGTCATCCGAGGCTAAAGAAGCATTAAAGGGGCGTGTACTGGACTCCGTCGGCTGTGCGATTGGGGCATTAGAGGGAGCGCCGGTCAAAAGCATTCGCCGGCTTACCGATGATCTGGGTGGCAGTCCTTATGTCACTTTGATAGGCGGTGGAAAAACCACACCGGATAACGCAACATTCTACAATGGTGCAGCGATTCGTTACTTGGATTTCAATGATGCGTACTTGGCAAAAGAAGAAACAGGCCATCCATCTGACAATATAGCACCAGTACTAGCTGCTGCAGAATATGCCAATGCGAGTGGGGAGCAATTGTTGCTTGCGCTGGCGGTGGCCTACCAAGTACAGTGCCGGCTTTCCGATATCGCACCAGTACGTAAGAATGGATTTGATCATACCGTCCAAGGTGCCTACGCTGCAGCAGCGGGGGCGGCCAAGGCAATGGGACTGACTGCTGGTGAAATTGCCAATGCAATCGCCATTGCCGGAACTGGATATAACTCATTGCGCGTGACCAGAACAGGCGAATTGTCAAACTGGAAAGGACTCGCCTATCCAAATACCGCGATGGGTGCGGTACATGCGGCCATGCTCGCTAAGTACGGTATAACTGGTCCGCGTGAAGTTTTTGAAGGAAATAAAGGATTCATGGATGCCATTGCTGGTGATTTTACCATGGACTGGTCCAATGAGGATCTTGAGCGTGTAACCAAAACCATTGTGAAACGTTATAACGCCGAAATTCATTCCCAAGCATCGATTGAAGGACTGCTGGAACTGCGTGAACAGGAAAGAATAGCGCCGGAAGCCATCAAGTCCATTCAGCTAAAGACATTTGATGTTGCCTACCATATTATTGGCGGGGGTGAAGAGGGCGATAAAAAACGCATCCGCTATAAAGAAGAAGCAGACCATTCGCTACCGTATATGCTGGCAGCGGCGTACCTGGACGGTCAGGTTATGCCTGAACAATATGAAGCTGCACGCATTAAACGGGATGATATTCAACAGCTGCTGCAAAAAATTGACGTACAGCCAAGTGAAGCGTACAGCGATCGTTTTCCACAAGAAATGGCATGCGATATCACGCTGGAAACAAACGACGGACGAACGCTGACCATGGAAAAAAGTGATTACAAAGGATTTCACACACGCCCGGCCAGCTGGGACGTGCTTATGGAAAAATATAATGGACTAACACGCAACGTGAACAAGACAAATGCTGCGGCTATCGCAAGTACGATACGCGGCTTGGAAAATAAAAACGTTTCTGATTTAACAACACTACTTGAACAAATAACAGTCAGGGAGGCTGAATAA
- a CDS encoding phosphosulfolactate synthase: MNNQRAFQNIRMNNRQMKPRNQGITEVRGPYYTVMGKHYLQDMLETMGEYIDILKFSGGSFMLYPEDKLRELLDLAHVYDVKVSTGGFMETVLTQGPEAVDHYLQECKRVGFDIIEISTGFITMPTDDIVRLVKKVQAAGLLAKPEIGVQFGAGGTNSIEENEAEGVTDPSQAIEVGKRCLDAGAYMLMIESEGITESVRSWRTEIATQFARELGTENVVFEAADPEVFEWYVKNYGPEVNVFVDHSQIVQLEVLRRGIWGTKDLWGRVITFNDGE; encoded by the coding sequence ATGAACAATCAACGTGCATTTCAAAACATCCGTATGAACAACAGGCAAATGAAACCACGTAACCAAGGAATCACGGAGGTTCGTGGGCCATACTACACAGTGATGGGCAAGCATTATTTGCAGGATATGCTGGAAACGATGGGTGAGTATATAGATATTCTGAAGTTTTCGGGCGGTTCATTCATGCTTTACCCGGAAGACAAACTGCGCGAATTACTGGATTTGGCACACGTTTATGATGTCAAAGTTTCCACCGGGGGATTTATGGAAACCGTTCTGACGCAAGGACCGGAAGCAGTCGATCATTATTTGCAGGAATGCAAGCGGGTCGGCTTTGACATTATTGAAATATCGACAGGTTTCATTACGATGCCGACCGATGACATTGTTCGGCTGGTGAAAAAAGTGCAGGCTGCCGGATTGCTTGCTAAACCGGAAATAGGTGTCCAGTTCGGAGCAGGCGGCACCAACTCGATTGAAGAAAATGAAGCGGAAGGCGTAACAGACCCGTCGCAAGCAATTGAAGTCGGTAAACGCTGCCTGGACGCCGGAGCTTATATGCTGATGATTGAATCAGAAGGCATCACGGAAAGTGTTCGCTCCTGGAGAACGGAAATCGCCACCCAATTCGCGCGTGAACTCGGTACGGAGAATGTCGTGTTTGAAGCTGCAGATCCGGAAGTGTTTGAGTGGTATGTGAAAAACTACGGTCCGGAAGTGAATGTGTTTGTCGATCATAGTCAAATTGTTCAGCTGGAAGTACTGCGCAGAGGCATCTGGGGAACCAAAGATCTATGGGGCCGTGTCATTACGTTTAATGATGGTGAATGA
- a CDS encoding ISLre2 family transposase has translation MKDIISALTMKELEQITYRALQESFSQVMAQTLQEIDEAIASERDKQRFYLKDKRTLKFESVFGQVELKRNYYQDKETGKYVYLLDQYLAFDGTKGMSPVVQDLAIELAVTGVSYRQAGKAMEKLLGYPVISHEGIRQQLLNTEVVPEESVPLEQDVVFVEVDGLYTKSQEKKKKGKEIKIASVHQGWEMNGKRAKLIEKRHFIHEGNLPFWEEFEQYLMATYEYDPTRHHLVINGDGAKWITSCRDHFQHNATFVIDRFHVARDVQRLFRGHSRYRSIRKKLASYDWEGFMVELNSAVGTLENEKKEERLEELIAQLSQYPEALGDYREKLKERGIDTTGFRPMGSAEGTMSVFARRLKNGRSWSDKGLDKFIDIMVALKDNLKIKTLQGILEQTQELIQESKEEKPPKHFVEKLKESAAEATRNNLGYLRQAIGKPITDALKGLRGI, from the coding sequence ATGAAAGATATCATATCTGCGCTTACAATGAAAGAATTAGAACAAATTACATACCGTGCATTGCAGGAAAGTTTTTCTCAGGTGATGGCACAGACGTTACAGGAAATAGATGAGGCGATTGCTTCAGAAAGGGATAAGCAACGATTTTATTTGAAGGATAAAAGAACATTAAAGTTTGAGTCCGTCTTTGGGCAGGTGGAACTGAAAAGAAATTATTATCAAGATAAAGAGACGGGAAAGTATGTCTATTTATTGGATCAGTATTTAGCTTTTGACGGCACAAAGGGAATGAGTCCGGTGGTGCAAGATTTGGCTATTGAACTGGCTGTAACAGGCGTTTCCTATCGACAGGCTGGGAAGGCAATGGAGAAGCTTTTGGGCTACCCTGTCATCAGTCATGAAGGTATACGCCAGCAGCTTTTGAATACGGAGGTTGTGCCGGAAGAGTCAGTGCCACTCGAACAGGATGTTGTATTCGTGGAGGTGGACGGGCTTTATACGAAAAGCCAAGAGAAAAAGAAAAAAGGCAAGGAAATTAAGATTGCCAGTGTGCATCAGGGCTGGGAAATGAATGGTAAACGAGCAAAGCTGATAGAGAAGCGACATTTCATTCATGAAGGAAATCTGCCGTTCTGGGAAGAATTTGAGCAGTATCTAATGGCTACTTACGAGTATGATCCGACCAGGCACCACCTCGTTATTAATGGGGATGGAGCGAAGTGGATCACATCCTGCCGGGATCATTTCCAGCATAATGCGACCTTTGTCATCGACCGTTTTCATGTTGCCCGGGATGTGCAGCGTTTGTTTCGGGGTCATTCAAGATACCGCTCCATCCGAAAGAAACTAGCAAGCTATGACTGGGAAGGTTTCATGGTGGAATTAAACAGTGCGGTGGGTACGCTTGAAAATGAAAAGAAGGAAGAACGGCTGGAAGAGTTAATTGCCCAGCTTTCCCAATATCCAGAGGCACTGGGAGATTACCGTGAAAAACTAAAAGAGAGGGGCATAGATACAACAGGATTCCGCCCGATGGGGAGTGCAGAGGGAACGATGAGTGTGTTCGCTAGAAGGCTCAAAAACGGGCGTAGTTGGAGTGATAAAGGGCTTGATAAATTCATCGATATCATGGTTGCCCTCAAAGATAATCTGAAGATAAAAACGCTGCAGGGGATACTTGAACAGACGCAGGAATTAATACAGGAAAGCAAAGAAGAAAAGCCGCCTAAACACTTTGTAGAAAAGCTAAAAGAAAGTGCTGCAGAAGCAACACGCAACAATCTGGGTTATCTGAGGCAGGCTATCGGGAAACCAATTACAGACGCATTAAAAGGATTACGGGGAATTTGA
- a CDS encoding cell wall hydrolase — protein sequence MSIIKYTSKDVDLMARMMRAEAVGEGKMGMMFVGNVIVNRAKADCLDFIDVRTAREVIYQVQGGNYSFEAVQKGSMFYQPARDAEKRLARKNLKFWRRHPSKYSLWYFNPFAPCPPTWYGQPFAGQYKNHCFYEPAAGSCDSVY from the coding sequence ATGTCAATCATAAAATACACAAGTAAAGACGTTGATTTAATGGCAAGGATGATGCGAGCGGAGGCCGTTGGTGAAGGAAAAATGGGAATGATGTTTGTCGGAAATGTCATTGTTAACCGTGCGAAAGCGGATTGTTTAGACTTTATCGATGTAAGAACAGCTCGAGAAGTCATTTATCAAGTGCAGGGGGGAAATTATTCCTTTGAAGCTGTTCAAAAGGGAAGTATGTTTTATCAGCCCGCGCGAGATGCTGAAAAACGATTAGCAAGAAAGAACTTGAAATTCTGGAGGCGCCATCCATCGAAATATTCGCTTTGGTATTTCAACCCATTTGCACCATGTCCGCCCACATGGTACGGCCAACCTTTTGCCGGCCAATATAAAAACCATTGCTTCTATGAACCGGCAGCCGGATCATGTGACAGTGTTTATTGA
- a CDS encoding ketopantoate reductase family protein, which translates to MKLLILGSGAMGSLFAGKLKQSDVDVTLFNRPNDHVKAIHKDGLRIIDWDGNGSTVALSTATNPAELTGDYDIVLVLVKAFATESVLEKVLPAIHKNTPIMTLQNGIGNMETIKALAPANDVLIGGTQAGAGIVEPGTVVQRAWGTTFIGNAQHGADQHLLDELASVFTESGLKTHVSENVQSIIWSKLLVNVAYNGLTAVTRLTNGGAIRTREGEDILANLVTEAVKVAKAKEIPLLYKDPVAECIRLGKEEIGMNTSSMLTDVLHQRKTEIEVMNGAIVEEGIHHGIPTPYNDMMVKLIKIIENSYYKST; encoded by the coding sequence ATGAAACTATTAATCCTTGGCTCCGGTGCGATGGGGAGCTTATTTGCCGGAAAACTAAAACAAAGCGATGTGGACGTCACATTATTCAACCGGCCGAATGACCATGTGAAAGCTATTCATAAAGATGGCCTGCGGATAATCGATTGGGATGGAAATGGGTCAACTGTTGCGCTTTCGACAGCAACCAACCCGGCTGAACTGACCGGTGATTATGATATTGTGCTCGTACTCGTTAAAGCTTTTGCTACAGAAAGCGTCCTTGAAAAAGTTTTACCGGCCATACATAAGAATACGCCGATTATGACGCTGCAAAACGGGATTGGGAATATGGAAACAATTAAAGCTCTGGCACCAGCGAATGACGTCCTCATCGGCGGAACACAAGCCGGAGCAGGAATTGTAGAACCTGGTACCGTTGTTCAACGGGCATGGGGTACGACGTTTATAGGGAATGCGCAACATGGTGCTGATCAGCATTTGCTGGATGAGCTGGCATCGGTTTTTACCGAGAGCGGTCTCAAAACACATGTGTCGGAAAATGTCCAGTCCATTATCTGGAGCAAATTGCTCGTGAATGTGGCATATAACGGATTGACAGCAGTTACCAGACTTACGAATGGGGGCGCCATACGTACCCGGGAAGGTGAAGACATCCTGGCCAACTTGGTGACCGAAGCCGTAAAGGTTGCCAAAGCAAAGGAAATCCCTTTATTGTATAAGGACCCCGTAGCTGAATGCATCCGATTGGGCAAAGAAGAGATTGGCATGAACACATCTTCTATGCTGACCGATGTGCTCCATCAGCGCAAGACAGAAATAGAAGTGATGAACGGTGCCATTGTTGAAGAAGGAATACACCACGGGATCCCAACCCCATATAACGATATGATGGTCAAATTAATAAAAATTATTGAAAATAGTTATTACAAATCCACGTGA
- a CDS encoding GNAT family N-acetyltransferase, with protein MQIREMEERDNKPMEQIIKRSLESVGLDIPGTAYFDPQLRNLAQFYKQQPYAKYWVAVNEQDEVVGGVGIAPFPEEKGVCELQKLYIAPAAQGMGLSKELMKTALDFARKYYTHCYLETMEILQAANSLYVQFGFQRLETALDGSTHHTMDTWFLKEL; from the coding sequence ATGCAGATTCGGGAGATGGAAGAAAGGGATAATAAACCTATGGAGCAAATTATTAAGCGCTCCCTGGAATCAGTTGGTTTAGATATTCCGGGAACGGCTTATTTTGATCCACAGCTGCGTAATCTGGCACAATTTTACAAGCAGCAACCCTATGCAAAGTACTGGGTTGCAGTGAATGAACAAGATGAAGTGGTTGGCGGCGTTGGCATTGCACCATTCCCGGAAGAGAAGGGAGTTTGCGAGCTGCAAAAGCTATATATCGCACCTGCTGCTCAAGGTATGGGGCTGTCAAAAGAATTAATGAAAACAGCACTAGACTTTGCGAGGAAGTATTATACGCATTGTTATCTTGAAACCATGGAAATACTCCAGGCAGCCAACAGCTTATACGTTCAGTTTGGCTTCCAACGACTGGAAACTGCACTGGATGGTTCAACACATCATACAATGGACACGTGGTTTTTAAAAGAACTGTAG